In the genome of Thiorhodovibrio winogradskyi, the window TCTTCAAGCGGCTCTTCGCCGAGACCCCAGAGCTGCTGGTTGCGCTGAGCAACGACCTGCGCCCCGATCTACCCGACATCACCTCGGTCTAGATCCACAATCCCAACATCGAGCCCAGCGATCTCACTGGCAAATACATCATCCTCGATGTGCTGGCCCGCGATGCCGAGGGCCACTGCTACAATGTCGAGGTGCAAGTCCGCCGCCATGGCGCCTGGGACCAACGTGGCCTGTTCTACCTGGCGCGCACCCTGGGTGGCCAGCTTCAGGCCGGCGAGGACGATCAAGCACTGCGCGCCTCCATCGGCCTGCACCTGCTCGACTTCGACCTGTTCAACGCCACCCAGGCCCAATGCGAGCAAGCCATCTGGCGCTTTGAGATGCGCGATGAAATCCAGCCCCAGGTCACACTGGGCAACAGCTTGCAGTTGAATCTGGTCGAACTGAACAAGGCCGACCGTCTCGGCCTCCCCCCAGGCCCACTGCGCACCTGGATTACCTTTTTCAAGCACTGGCAGGAAGAACTGACCATGACCGCCATCACTCACCCACCCGTGATCCAAGCCATGAACCGCCTGCGCGCCCTCAGTGCCGATGAAAAGGCTCGCCACCAGGCTTTTGTCCGCGAGCGGGCACTCCACGATGAAGTCTCCTTTCTCAATGAAGCCAAGCGCGAAGGTCGCAAGGAAGGTCTCGAAGCCGTAGCCCGCAATCTCCTGGCCATGAACCTCCTGACCGATGAGCAAATTGCAAGCGCCGCCGACTTAACTGAAGCGGCGGTCAAGGCGCTGCGGCATCAGGTCGTGACCGAACGAGCGACAGATCGCCACGATGCCCGCTAACCCATGCCCAGCCCGGCACCATCATCAGCGCCCAGCGCCCGCGCCTCTGCTGCCGGCCGCCGTGATGGATCGGTTCGCCCCACCGCCCTCACCCAAGGCAACCACGCCCTGCGCGACGGCGACCCGGCCCAAGCCATCCGCCACTATGCCCTCGGCCTGGTCGATGAACCCAGCCACCAAAACGGCCCCATCGCCGCGCAGCTCGCGGCCAATCTGGTGCGCGCCCGCCGCCGCTATCGTCAAGCGCGCTGGCCAGCCGCGGCAAGCGGCGCGCCCTTGCAGGTCGCCGTGGTCTGCTGGTCCTTGTCGGAAAACCCGCCGGTCGCGCCCATACCCTGGCCTGTCTCTACCAGCATCTGGCTGAGCAGCGCCCCACCCAGCCCCAAGCCAATCCCAGCCCCAGCCGCGCATGCCCAGCCTGCTCTTCGGGCTGCTCTACCCGGCAAAACGGGGTCCGAACACCTGTTATTGTCAGTCGACAATCCGCTTAAGTGGCCAGAATTTGGAACTGGGTAGCTTTGGCAATCGGGCGCACCTGGCGCTTGTCGCGTTGCATCTCAACAAGGCCGTAATGTGCCATGGTCTTGAGCGTGCGCGAAAGATTGCTGGGCTTGCGTCCGGTGGCGGCCGCTAGCGCCGTGATCGAATCCGGGTGGGTTTCGCTGATGACCTTGAGTAAGGCGCGATTGTCGTCACTGAGCACCTCGGCGAGCGACTTCATGGATGTGAACCAGACCTTGGGGTCATCGGGCTTCGGCTGGTACTCCCCCCGGGCAATCGCCAGCATTCGGGCGCGGATCTGTTCTTGCGGCATGATTCCAATGACAATGGTGTTCATCGATCTTGAACCTCTAGCAATACGCGGTCCACCTCGGCGAAAAAATCACTGAGCAGTTGGTGTGCATCCTGAAACTCGTACGGCACCCCTTTGTCTGCACGGTGGCGGTGCTTGTGATCAAAGGTCAGAATGCGACCAGCATATTTGAATGTTCGCGGTGGCTTAACCGCGTGCGCGTTGTCATAACCAAGTATGCGTTTCCCAGATGGCTCGTGAAGTGTCAGTGAGTAGCGAATGCCATGGGGAATCTCGCGCGAAGGCTCGACTCGCCACGCCTCGATCTTGAGCCAATAGCCATGCTCTTGGTCAATAATCTGCCCGTGGAGGTCAAGAAGAGTGTCAATTCCAGCATCCGCGCCCATGCCCTAAGTATATCATCTGTTGATAATGATTGCCGGCTCGATGAAATCGGCTGGCCCGCACGAAAACAGCCGTGCACCTCCCGCCGCGAGCGCCAGCTCGAACAAGCCCTGGTCGCCAACCCGCGCCAGTTTCTGGCTGAGCTCGGCGATACACTGATAATTAGCGCAATGGAAGCCAGTATGTTCAACCGCATCGCCATGATCGGCCTCGGCGACATCGGCCTGCCCACCGCCACGCTCTCTTTAAGAAACCTCGGCACCGTTGTCTTGCACTCCGCCGTGTTTGTGACTATGCTTTGAGCATCATCACGCTGCAACCACCCGCAAGGACGTCCCCAAGGACTCCTAAGGCTGAGCCACCGCCGGCCCATCTCCGCCGCCACCGCCGCTCATGCCCACCCCTGATGACCCCTCCGCCCAGCTCCAGATTCAGGCCCAGCGCCAGACCCGGCTCTAGATTCAGGCCCAGCCCCCCACCGCCCTCACCCAAGGCAACCACGCCCTGCGCGACGGCGACCCGGCCCAAGCCATCCGCCACCATGCCCTCGGTCTGGTCGATGAACCCAGCCACCACAACGGCCCCATCGCCGCGCAGCTCGCGGCCAACCTGGTGCGCGCCCGCCGCCGCTATCGTCAAGCGCGCTGGCCAGCCGCGGCAAGCGGCGCGCCCTTGCAGGTCGTCGTGGTCTGCTGGTCGCTGTCGGAAAACCCCGCCGACCTGGCGCATCCCGTCAAGCCGCGCATGCCGAGCCTGCTCTTCGGGCTGCTCTACCAGTTGCTGTGGGACGCCCGCCTGCTGCTCGACATCGATGATGACGAACTCGCCTTCGTCGGCGCCGCGCACGCCCGGCCGCTGGCGGACTGGTTACAAACCCATGGCAGTCTGCCGACGCTCGCTGACCTCCCCGGGCGGCGCTGGAATCAGCCCCTCCGAACGCGCAAAAGATCGCCACGATGTCATGTCGTTGAGAACAAAGTCGCCATGAAATGGAATGAAATCCAAGCCGCTTACCCTGACACCTGGCTCGTGGTAGAGGCCATCCAATCCCACAAAGAGGACAACATTTTTGTTGCCGATGACATCGCCGTCGTGGAACAATGTTCGGACGGTGCCGGTGCGTTTTCTACTTATCGTCGACTTCATCAGCTTGATCCGGCGCGCGATTGGATCTTTGCGCATACCAGCCGCCCGCATCTGCGCGTCGAAGAACGGCCCTGGGTCGGGATTCGCGCTGGCAGATGACGCTTGTTTATCGGGATTCCTTGCTGTTCACATCTGTCACTGTTGTGCATCAAGGTGTCCGGTTGGATATCGCGGAACTTTTGGTCGATACCGGTTCCGCCACCACCCTGCTTGCCATCGATGCGGTCGCTCCCTTGGGTATTCAGCCAGAGGTCACTGATCATCTTTGCCGGATACGCGGGGTAGGCGGTGTGGAGTATGTCTTTTCTCGAACAATCGACGCAATCATGGTTGCTGGGCACGAAATTACTTCAATCGACATCGAATTCGGCGCATTAGACTACGGGTTCAGGATGAATGGGATATTGGGTTTGGATTCCTTGCTTCGCGCAAACGCGGTGATTGATCTGCATTGTTTAACCATTGAGTGTCAAGAATAAGACTCAGCGCATGACCGCCACCCCATGCCAAACGCCCAGCCTCCCACCGCCCTCGCCCAAGGCAACCACGCCCTGCGCCACGGCCCAAGCCATCCGCCACTACGCCCTCGGTCTGGTCGATGAACCCAGCCACCAAAACGGCCCCATCGCCGCGCAGCTCGCGGCCAACCTGGTGCGCGCCCGCCGCCGCTATCGTCAAGCGCGCTGGCAAGCCGCGCCCAGCGGCGCGCCCTTGCAAGTCGCCGTGGTCTGCTGGTCGCTGTCGGAAAATCCCGCCGACCTGGCGCATCCCGGCAAGCCGCGCATCCCGAGCCTGCTCTTCGGGCTGCTCTACCGGTTGGGTGATTTCAACTAATAAAGCTACCATAATTTAGCCTCTTGAAGGCTTTTTCTGACTCAGAACATGGGTAATAATGGAAGCCTTTCTGATTGTTGGAGAGTTTTTAAGAAATGGCGCTACCATCAAACTCGTTGCCCACCTGCGAACATGTTGCGGACATCCGATTCGCGGCCTCGAAAATGCACGGTTGCGAGCGTCGTGCCTTTGTCGCTGAGATGACCCTGAAATACTGCGCAGGCAGCGCGCGAAAAGCCGAGTCGCTGTTTGGCTGGGGGCGCGAGATGGTGGAAACGGGTCTCGGCGAGGCGCGCACTGGAGTCGTGTGTCTGAGTGCCAAGCCCTTGACGACTGGAAGGAAGCGCTGGGAAGAGAACTATCCCGAAGCGGCAGCGGATTTGCGTCGACTCGCCGAGGAGCACGCCCAGCAGGAGCCAAGCTTCACCAGCACCGTGGCCTTTACCCGGCTGACGGCGGCACAAGCGCGCCAGCGGCTGCGTGAACTCGGTTATCCGCAGGAGGCTCTGCCCGCACGCGGCACGCTGGCTAGAATCCTCAATCGACTGGGGTATCGTTTGCGTCGCGTTGTCAAAGCCAAGCCAAAAAAAAAGATTCCGCAGACCAACGATATCTTCATCAACATCAAGAAGAAAGACGCCGCCAACCAAGTGCTGGGCGCCAAACGCATCAGCGTTGACTGCAAGGCGACCGTGAAACTTGGGCCGTTCTCGCGCGGTGGGTTAACGCGCGGCAACCAGCGCGCCTGTGATCACGACATGGGCGATAACGGAAAGCATCCCCCTTGCGGCATCCTTGATGAAGACACCGGGCAACTCACCATCCACTTCGGAAGTTCAGCAAAAACCAGCGACTTCATTGTCGATGCCTTGCAGGCGTGGTGGGAGCGGCTCCCTCTTGCCGAACGGCAGGCCACCACGCTGATTCAGATCAAGATCGATAACGGGCCTGAAAGCAGTGGCGTACGCTCTCAGTTTCTTCATCGCATCGTGGCATGGGCTGATCAAATCAACAAACCCATCCACTTGCTTTACTTTCCACCCTATCACAGCAAATACAATCCCATTGAGCGGTGCTGGGGCATTCTCGAACTGCACTGGAACGGCGCCCTACTCGTCGATACCGAGACCATGCTCGCCTGGGCGCGCACCATGACCTGGAAAGGCATCCAACCGATTGTGAATCTGTGCACCACCGTCTATGAAAAAGGAATCTCTCTGACAAAAAAAGCCATGCGAGCCGTCGAAGCTCGGCTGGATCGCAATCCTGATCTGCCTAAGTACGATATTCTGATTCAGCCCCTCGGGGCTGGTAGCTTTGTTTCCTGAAATCACCTTGCTGTGGGACGCCCGCCTGCTGCTCGACTGCGATAATGACGAACTCGCCTTTGTCGGCGCCGCGCACGCCCGGCCGCTGGCGGACTGGTTACAAACCCATGGCCGCCCGCCGACGCTCGCTGACCTCCCCGGGCGGCGCTGGAGCGAGCTGGCGATGAGTCTGGCGCCCGCGTTCGACGCGCTGATTTTTCTCTGCACCCCGCGCTGCCACAAAGGCCTGCTGGAGACTGCCCAGGCGCTCGCCAGTCTCCAGCGGCCCGAGCTGCTGTATCATTCATGCCGGGGAGTCAATGAGAAGGTGAAACCATGACGTTAGATGATGTATTGCGTGACATCCACGCCATGCGAGAAGACCTGCTGGTTTTTGAGCGCAAATTTGGTGTTCCGACCGAGATGTTCTACGAGGCGTACTGCAATGGTGAAGAGCCGGCCGACGCATCATGGGTTCTGGATTGGAGCGAATGGGCCGCGGCTTACCAAATTCTTCAGGAGCGGCTGAAATTGTTTGGTGATGAAACGCGCCGTATGCTCCAAACAGCGCAAGTCACGAGCTATATCGACCTTATGGAACGGACGGCTCGCCGTGAATCCATTCCAGTCGCTCACTGATTACGAGGCGTTTATCTATGGCCTTGGAACCCAGTGTGAAGCGATCCGGCGCTCGACGCTGGTTGTGGTTCGTCGCGGTGCAACGGTGGCGATCCTGAGAGGCGAACTTGAATTCAATCATGAGGTCCGTCTAACAGTGCGTGAAAGATTGACGTTCGATGATTTGCCGGGAAGGATTCGCGAGTATGGCTATGAGGTCTGGCAACAAGGCCAGCTTCTTTATTGGTACGATTCACAGCCACATCCGCATGATCCCACGCTCGCCGACACGCATCCTCACCACAAGCATGTTCATCCCGATATCAAACACCATCGAATTCCAGCACCAGGGTTAAGCTTTCATCAACCCAATATCCCTTTTCTTATGGAAGAAATCGGCGCGCTCGAACACGAACACTAAGCCATGAGCCAATCCACCCCCAAACCCTTCATCTTCCTCGCTGGCCACCGCTGCTCATGCCCACCTCAGATGACCCCTCCGCCCCGCTTCAAACCCAGGCCCAAACTCAGAACCAGCCCCCCACCGCCCTCGCCCAAGGCAACCACGCCCTGCGCCACCATGCCCTCGGCCTGGTCGATGAACCCAGCCACCAAAACGGCCCCATCGCCGCGCAGCTCGCCGCCAATCTGGTGCGCGCCCGCCGCCGCTATCGTCAAGCGCGCTGGCCAGCCGCGGCAAGCGGCGCGCCCTTGCAAGTCGCCGTGGTCTGCTGGTCCTTGTCGGAAAACCCCGCCGACCTGGTGCATCCCGGCAAGCCGCGCATGCCGAGCCTGCTCTTCCGGCTGCTCTACCGATTGCTGTGGGACGCCTGCCTGCTGCTCGACTGCGATGATGACGAACTCGCCTTTGTCGGCGCCGCGCACGCCCGGCCGCTGGCGGACTGGTTACAAACCCATGGCAGCCCGCCGACGCTCGCTGACCTCCCCGGGCGGCGCTGGAGCGAGCTGGCCGGGATCCGAACCCCTTTTATTCCCTAAGGTCTCCCGGTTGCCGATCCTGTGCGGGATGGATCCCCACGCGCGCGCACCGGCCAAGCGCGGCCAGAGGCGCGCGCCCACCACCACAAACTCCGCCAGACCGGTTATACTCAACCGCTTTCGAGCACGGCTCGGCTTACTGCCAAGCCAAACAGCTCGTTTTCTCGTGCATCCACTTGCTGATGCCAACATCAAGCAGGGAATGCCGCCCATCAACCTAGGCAGGGCGCTAGTGTGCCAACAACCCCGAGCGCAGGCCCAAGCGTTCCCACAAGCGCGCTCCAGCAAGGCAACCAAGCCCTGCGCAGCGGCCAGTACGCGGAAGCCGTCCGCCGCTACGCCCTTGGCCTCAGCCAGTGCGCGCCCCCTGATTCACCGGTCAAGCCCGCTGGCCCCATCAGCCAGCAGCTCGCCCGCAAGCGCTACCGGCGCCAGCGTCATGCCAGCGGCGCACTTCGGGTCGCCGTCGCCTGCTGGTCGCTCTCAGGGAACCCCCTGGGTCGCGCCCACGTGCTGTCCAGCCTCTATCAAGCCTTGGCGGCGGACAATGGGGACGGACCCGGCCTTCGTGGCGGCCATGCCGAACAGGGCAGGGCCGCTGAGTCAAACACTGACACCGCCAGTCCTGGTGCCAACCCCCCCAGCATCGACAGCGTCGCCCTCATCGGCACCTACTTCGCTCGCCGCGGCCGCACGCTCTGGCCACTGCTGCGCGACCAGTTTCAGCCAGCGCCTGAGGCAACATCAGCGCAAGCGCCAGGCCCCAAGCCAGCCCCTCAGTCCGCGCTGGAACAAGCACCCGATCACCGGTTCCAGCCAGCCCCGATCCCCGTTTACAGTGTTTTTGTCGAGGACGACAGCCAATTCATGTCTCGAGCCATTGGATTGGTCAGCGCCCATCCCTTCGACCTGGTCCACATCTCCAAGCCGCGCTTCCCGAACATCGTTATCGCGCTCCTCTACCGGCTGCTCTGGGACGCCAAGATCTTGGTCGACATTGATGACGACGAACTCGCTTTCGTCAACGGCCAGCCGCTGCCCGAGACAGGCCCCAACTGGAGCAGCACCGAAGCCCCCGTGCCCGCCCACCCCGGCGAACAGGCCCTCGCACACTGGCTGCAACGCTACAACGGCTTGCCCAGCATGCAAGACCTGCTCGGGCGCCCCTGGACGGAACTCGGCATGAGCCTCGCCACTGCCTTTGCCGGCCCCGGTCAGGCCCAGGATGCGGCGCTCAGCGTCGCGAACGGCGCCTTTCAGCAGCGCCACGGCGGCACGCTCATTCGCCACGCTCGTGACCTGCGCCTGTTCCAGCCCAACCCCACCGGGCACCCGCACAGCCTCGTTGAACGCCGCGCGCGCCTCAACATCCGCCCCGAGCAACAGGTGGTCATCTACCTGGGCACCCCGCGCAGGCATAAAGGCTTGCTGGAAACCGCACAGGCCCTGGCTGCGCTGAATCGCGGCAGCCCACCCGTTCAACAGCAGGCATTGGCCGCCAGCGGCACCGGCGCTCACCCATCGCAGCCAACCGCACCTATCTCGCCCGCTGCGACTCGCCTGCAAGTACGAGGCGCAAACGCGTCTCGGCACGACTTTGCCCTCGCCAGTCTCTGCGAGCAGCAAAACAGTCTTACCACGGGCGTCGCTTTTATCGGCTGCCGGTTCGACCGCCGTCACTTGAGCTGACATCATGCTCGTGACACGGTTTTCCACCAATCCGCTGATTACCGCAGCCTCATCGCCGACCCTGGGCGACAACATCAATGGCCCCTCGGTGATTCGCGTGCCCGACTGGCTCCCCAATCCGCTGGGTAGGTACTATCTCTACTTCGCTCACCATCAGGGCCAGTTCATCCGCCTGGCCTATGCCGATGACCTCCAAGGCCCCTGGTGCATCCATGACCCTGGAACCTTGCAGCTGAAAGACGCCTCGGCCTTCCAGGATCACATCGCTTCACCCGATGTGCATGTGGATCACCAAGCACAGAAGATCCGCATGTATTTCCACGGTGTTGCCAAAGCCCGCCCTGGACAATGGACAGGCGTGGCCACCTCGCGCAACGGCATCGACTTTACTGCCTCCGAGGCCCTGCTCGGGAAATTCTATTTCCGCGTCTGGTCCCATGGCGATGCCTGGTACGCCCTGGCCAAGAACCATAACGCTGGCTGGGGTGAGCTGTATCGTGCCGAGGAACCCATGGGGCCGTTCAGGCTGCGTGGTGATTTCCTTCAAGGCATGCGCCATGCCGCTGTTCTGGTGCGCGAGGACGAACTGCACATCTATTACACCCAGGTTGGTGATGAACCAGAGCGAATTCTGCGCGCTAAGGTCGATCTGCGCCCAGATTGGAAAAAATGGAACGTAGGATCGCCGCAGGAGGTACTGAAGCCAGAGAAAGACTACGAGGGCGCAGATTACCCTATCGCCCCTTCGCAGCATGGGCCGGCAACCAAAGTGTGCGAATTGCGAGACCCATTTGTGCTTCTCGACGAGCAAGAAACGGTGATTTTTTATGCCGGTGCCGGAGAAGAGGGCCTTTGTGCTGCACTGCTGCAGGACGAACACCTCTGATCATGAGTGAACACGTCGCTGCGCTTGATTCATTGACGCAACGCCCAGAGCGTGGCGAGCAAGCGCTCGCACGCGCCGTGGCGTACGGCCAACAGGGCCAGAGCGCGCGCTCCCTGGCCGCACTATTAGACGCGTTTGACAGCGGTGTGGATCGCCAACGCCTCAGCGCACTCCTCATTTCAGGCGCCTTGTCGGGGCTTGATCGCGCGATCGCCTTCGACAACTCCGCAGCAGATACCCGCCACCTCCAGTACTTGCGTCGATCGCTGGCCGCCTCATCGCGCCCATGTGCTAGATCCAAGCTGACGCCTCTAGCCGCTGCTGAGACCACGACTCCACAACCGTCTGGCGCTCGCCTCAAACAAGCGAACTACCTCAACAGCAACGGCGAAACGCTCTACAACCTCGGCCAATTTAAACTCGCCGCCGAATACTTCCAGCGCGCCCTCAAGCTCGACCCTAACAACGCCTGGATCTGTCAGAACCTCGCCGAAGCGACGGCCCGCATGCCATTCAAAAAGGGTGACAACTGGGAAGATACGCGATTCGGCCACCGGCTCGACGAGACCGGCAAATGGGATGTCGCCGTGCGCCACTACCGCCGTGCGCTCAAGCTTGATCCCGCCACGGTGGAGCGACACCGCCAGGCGCAACGCTTTGCCATTGAACCCGCGAGCGCCGAGCAGATCGACAACCCCATCTTCATCGTCGGTTGCGGTCACAGCGGTACCTCGCTGCTGCTCGCCATCCTTGGCAACCACCCACGTATTCACCCCATCCCTAAGGAAAGCGCCATCTTCTTGCGCACCGACGCCAAGATTCAAGCAACCTTTCGCCAGTGGGATGCCGATTGCCGTACCCAAGGCAAGGTGCGCTGGGCGGAAAAGACTCCGCCACATATCTTTCAGATTCACCGCTTTCTCGCCTTTCGTCCCAAGGCGCGGGTTATCCTGCTCCTGCGCGATGGGCGCGATGTGGTCTGCTCGCTCAAATTCCGTCAAGGCTATGCCGATCTCGATGACCGGCTCGACCGCTGGATCTACGATAACCTCGCCGGTCGGCCCTATTGGCAGCATCCGCAGGTCAATCTCATCAAGTACGAAGACTTAGTCAGCCAATCCGAGTCGACCTTGCGTTCGCTGTGCGACTTTCTTGGCGAGGATTATGACCCGGCCATGCTTGAGTACCACAAGAGCGAGCATCGCTGGTACAGCGACGAGATCGTCAAGCCCGAAGCCATCAAGACCACCAAAACAACCGCAACTGGCAGATCAATCAGCCGATTTTTGATGGGCGCGGGCGCTGGCTCAAGGAGATGCGTGAGGCGGACATCATGCGCTTCAAAGCGTCCCCAGCACAAGCGCTGCTGGAACAGTTGGGTTATGTCAGCGATAGTGACTTGTGATAGGCGGTGATGATGAGCAATCCAGCGACAGCGGGGGGTGTGTTGAGTGATCTCTTTTTTTATGCGCGCCGAAAGCCTTTTAGTTCTACTTTGTTATGTTTCTGTAACTCATTGTTTTTGTTATACTCACAGGACGACAGCATTTTTTATGTGAGAAATAGCAAATGGCACAGCCTTTCGGTTACCAGCACGAACACGACTTTGTCAATCTAGTCGATAACCTGTCGGAACATCTGAAACGCTACCAAGCGCATTTTTTCACTGAGACCGACGATAGCAGCGACCTAGGCCACGCCTACATTCTTGGCCTGCTAAAGACAGAAGCCGGAAAGCGGAATCTCGAACGCATGATCGAAGAGCATGATACTCCAGGTGACGGCTACCAGCGCATTCAGCAGTTTATTACCGACTCACCATGGTCGTCGGAAGCGCTAATCAGGGCGATTGCCGAGGATACGTGCGCGCTGTATGCTGAGCAACCGGGTTATCGGATCAATGATGTTGGTTACATCATTGACGAATCAGGGCACATAAAAAGTGGGAAGCACTCTGTTGGTGTGGGTCGCCAATATGCCGGCGTCGTTGGAAAAGTGGAGAACTGCCAGATCGGTGTCTATGCCAGCCTGGTTTGGAAAACGCATAGTACGCTGATCAATGAACGTTTATTCCTGCCAAAGTCCTGGACTTCCGACACTGAGCGTTGCGAAAAAGCCGGAATCCCCGAGAACGCTCGCCAGTATAAGACGAAGCTTGAGCTAGCTTTAGAAATGATCCAAGCTGATTTCGATGCTGGCCTCGAGTTTGGATGGGTGGGCGGCGACGGATTGTATGGGCATGGCTTTGAATTCGGAAACGCTATAGAAAACATGGGGTTGAAGTTTTTCCTAGATATCCACTGCGATCAAAAAATTTATCGTTCCGAGCCGCACATCGAGATCCCGCCGAAACGTTCAAATAAAGGGCGCCCTCCAACGAAACCAGAGGCTGATTTAGAATCGCTTGAAGTGCAGCATTACATGCAGCAACTGCGGCCTGATCAGTGGGAGCAGGTTACTGTTCGCGATGGCACCAAAGGCCCGATAACGCTTTCGGTATTTGCGACCAAGGTTTGGGTATGGGACGGTATCAGCGAAACAGCCAGACCAAGGACATTAGCCATTACCCGCAATGTTGCGGACAACAAGATCAAATATTCGCTCACGAATTTCGCACTTCATCACGCACCAATTGAGCGCTTGGCGTACATGCAAGCGCAGCGCTACTGGGTTGAACGGGCTTTCCAAGAAGCTAAAAGCGAACTGGGTATGTCTGACTATCAAGTCCGAAAGTGGAATGCATGGCATCATCATATGGCGCTCGTCATGCTTGCTCTCTCATTCTTGGTCAAAGAACGCATCGTTCGTCAAGAGACTCATCCATTAGTGAGTTGTCGCGATGTTCGACTGCTTATTATTGCCCTATTAACCCAGGACCCGGAGATGATACAAAAACGACTTGCTCAGATGGAGTTTCGCCATGAACAAAGGCGCCGAGATATTGAGCGTCGACGAAAAGCTGCAGCCGATCAACACCGAGGTCTGGAGATAAAGTAACAAAGTAGAATTAGGTTAATTGTGCTTAGTGTTAAAGAATGCAAAACGGTATTTGATCAGTGCTTCCTTAGCAATAAGAAAAAAGACTTGATGATTTTTATACAGGAGCAGGTGCGTTAGTGATTTGCATTGGCAAAATACATCACAACTTATTTTGCGGGATTAATTAATATGAGATCAACCGTATTAAAAGCATATGACCAGACCTCCCAGGTCCAGATTTTTCCTCCCACGTAAGCGCTTGAATCTCCGTCTTACCCGACGTTTTTTGGACATTTCCGTCCGACGTCGAGAAGTCGTTTTTTGGACAAACACTGACACAGTTATTCGTTTTATATAAAAATAATTCTGGAAAAATAAAAGAAAGATTGGCATGATCGGGTGAAGTGGTTTTATCCTCATCAAGGAGCTTCCCTGGTGACCCAAATCGAGTTGCTTGCCGAGCCGGCGGGTGCGTTGGATCGCGCGGTGCGTTTCGAGCTTGGTGGTGGCTATGCGCTGCATCTGCCACGCGGTCCACGCGCGCTCGGCACGCTCTACCATCGCGGCACCCCGATCAAACAAGTCAACCTGCGCGACAAAGCCGAGCGTCGCCTCTTGGCTGTGGAGTTGATGCAAAAAGGCGTCAATCAGAGCCGCTTGGCCGATGCCCTGCAGCTCAGCCGCCAGACCCTGCATAACTATCGCGAGAGCTACCGGGAATTCGGCGTGCAGGGACTGTTGCACGGCTACAGTCCCGCCACCAGCAAGGATGAGGAGCTGCATCGCCATCTTAACGTCAACAAGCGCCGCCCTGGCTCCAAGGCCCGCGAGCTCGAAGCGCTGCGCCAAGCGTGAGCAGGCTGAAGGTGAGGGGCAGGCCGAG includes:
- a CDS encoding HVO_A0114 family putative DNA-binding protein, whose amino-acid sequence is MNTIVIGIMPQEQIRARMLAIARGEYQPKPDDPKVWFTSMKSLAEVLSDDNRALLKVISETHPDSITALAAATGRKPSNLSRTLKTMAHYGLVEMQRDKRQVRPIAKATQFQILAT
- a CDS encoding toxin-antitoxin system TumE family protein → MGADAGIDTLLDLHGQIIDQEHGYWLKIEAWRVEPSREIPHGIRYSLTLHEPSGKRILGYDNAHAVKPPRTFKYAGRILTFDHKHRHRADKGVPYEFQDAHQLLSDFFAEVDRVLLEVQDR
- a CDS encoding retropepsin-like aspartic protease, translating into MTLVYRDSLLFTSVTVVHQGVRLDIAELLVDTGSATTLLAIDAVAPLGIQPEVTDHLCRIRGVGGVEYVFSRTIDAIMVAGHEITSIDIEFGALDYGFRMNGILGLDSLLRANAVIDLHCLTIECQE
- a CDS encoding ISAzo13 family transposase, whose amino-acid sequence is MHGCERRAFVAEMTLKYCAGSARKAESLFGWGREMVETGLGEARTGVVCLSAKPLTTGRKRWEENYPEAAADLRRLAEEHAQQEPSFTSTVAFTRLTAAQARQRLRELGYPQEALPARGTLARILNRLGYRLRRVVKAKPKKKIPQTNDIFINIKKKDAANQVLGAKRISVDCKATVKLGPFSRGGLTRGNQRACDHDMGDNGKHPPCGILDEDTGQLTIHFGSSAKTSDFIVDALQAWWERLPLAERQATTLIQIKIDNGPESSGVRSQFLHRIVAWADQINKPIHLLYFPPYHSKYNPIERCWGILELHWNGALLVDTETMLAWARTMTWKGIQPIVNLCTTVYEKGISLTKKAMRAVEARLDRNPDLPKYDILIQPLGAGSFVS
- a CDS encoding toxin-antitoxin system TumE family protein: MNPFQSLTDYEAFIYGLGTQCEAIRRSTLVVVRRGATVAILRGELEFNHEVRLTVRERLTFDDLPGRIREYGYEVWQQGQLLYWYDSQPHPHDPTLADTHPHHKHVHPDIKHHRIPAPGLSFHQPNIPFLMEEIGALEHEH
- a CDS encoding glycoside hydrolase family protein — translated: MLVTRFSTNPLITAASSPTLGDNINGPSVIRVPDWLPNPLGRYYLYFAHHQGQFIRLAYADDLQGPWCIHDPGTLQLKDASAFQDHIASPDVHVDHQAQKIRMYFHGVAKARPGQWTGVATSRNGIDFTASEALLGKFYFRVWSHGDAWYALAKNHNAGWGELYRAEEPMGPFRLRGDFLQGMRHAAVLVREDELHIYYTQVGDEPERILRAKVDLRPDWKKWNVGSPQEVLKPEKDYEGADYPIAPSQHGPATKVCELRDPFVLLDEQETVIFYAGAGEEGLCAALLQDEHL
- a CDS encoding tetratricopeptide repeat-containing sulfotransferase family protein, which encodes MSEHVAALDSLTQRPERGEQALARAVAYGQQGQSARSLAALLDAFDSGVDRQRLSALLISGALSGLDRAIAFDNSAADTRHLQYLRRSLAASSRPCARSKLTPLAAAETTTPQPSGARLKQANYLNSNGETLYNLGQFKLAAEYFQRALKLDPNNAWICQNLAEATARMPFKKGDNWEDTRFGHRLDETGKWDVAVRHYRRALKLDPATVERHRQAQRFAIEPASAEQIDNPIFIVGCGHSGTSLLLAILGNHPRIHPIPKESAIFLRTDAKIQATFRQWDADCRTQGKVRWAEKTPPHIFQIHRFLAFRPKARVILLLRDGRDVVCSLKFRQGYADLDDRLDRWIYDNLAGRPYWQHPQVNLIKYEDLVSQSESTLRSLCDFLGEDYDPAMLEYHKSEHRWYSDEIVKPEAIKTTKTTATGRSISRFLMGAGAGSRRCVRRTSCASKRPQHKRCWNSWVMSAIVTCDRR
- a CDS encoding IS701 family transposase; the encoded protein is MAQPFGYQHEHDFVNLVDNLSEHLKRYQAHFFTETDDSSDLGHAYILGLLKTEAGKRNLERMIEEHDTPGDGYQRIQQFITDSPWSSEALIRAIAEDTCALYAEQPGYRINDVGYIIDESGHIKSGKHSVGVGRQYAGVVGKVENCQIGVYASLVWKTHSTLINERLFLPKSWTSDTERCEKAGIPENARQYKTKLELALEMIQADFDAGLEFGWVGGDGLYGHGFEFGNAIENMGLKFFLDIHCDQKIYRSEPHIEIPPKRSNKGRPPTKPEADLESLEVQHYMQQLRPDQWEQVTVRDGTKGPITLSVFATKVWVWDGISETARPRTLAITRNVADNKIKYSLTNFALHHAPIERLAYMQAQRYWVERAFQEAKSELGMSDYQVRKWNAWHHHMALVMLALSFLVKERIVRQETHPLVSCRDVRLLIIALLTQDPEMIQKRLAQMEFRHEQRRRDIERRRKAAADQHRGLEIK